The sequence below is a genomic window from Fuerstiella sp..
TCCATTTCTTTGAGCAACTCGGCGGCCATGGGAAACAGTCCTCCCTCGGTCCCTGTTCCGGTCCCGTGACAATAGGTGCTGACGCCGTAATGCGACAGGCTCACCACGCGTACTCCCCCCTCCCACCAGTCGTGAACATGCTGTGGATTCAAAATCGGGTCGGCACCTTCCATGCCTACGATGAACCCGACCGGTAATTTTTCGTGATCGCTCGTTTCCGACCAGATCCGCATGTGATCGATGAACTCACCGCGTGATCGAAGAATCCGTGCTTCCCCCACAGAGTCCAGAATCCGGTAATATGCCAGATGTGCCTGCGCGGCTGCGTAGGCTGTCCGGGAACTGCGGTATCCCCAGAGCGGACTTCCTGGCCTTTCAATACGTGCTGCGACTTTTACGAGTGCAGCTGCGATGCTCCCACGACGCATCTCCGGGAGTGTCGCCATCGTTTCGCTGTCCGGAGGGCCGAATTGTCCTCGGATTCCAGGTTCGGCACTGCGTACCTCCGAGATGGACTGTGTGAGGTCACGATCAGCGTCAACTGAACCGTAGGCCATCGGGTAGTCACCGTCGATGATTAACATGATTGGAATCCGTTGCTGCTGCGGGGGACGACTTAGGTACCACCCCGCTCACGATCGGAGGACTGAGAAAACGTCACGCCCCCTGTTTGCTGACAGGGGGTGAATGAAACGATCGCCGGACAATCGCTGTTTGAAAAATTAGCTGAGAGCCGGTCCGTTTGCGAGTCCGTGGACAGTCGAGACTTCGCTTTGTCTGTTATCAGCTGTTCGAGCGAAGCTGCCGAGGAACGAAGTTGACAGCCGGCTGAAGCCGAACCGTTCACCGAACGACTGCAGGGTCCTGAGCGAGCGACCGGGTTTTATCCCAGCAGTTCGTGGATCGGCTCCCCGTGGTACACCTGGTGCGGACGACCAACGTCATCATTCCAAACCGCCGTGTGCGGAATGCCCAATGCATGATAAAGCGTCGCAGCCATGTTTTCCGGTGTCTTCGGATTTGTCGCTGGGTAACCGCCAGTTGCATCCGACGAGCCCACCACCGTTCCTCCCCGAATGGCACCGCCCGCAAAGAACACACTTTGAACGGCTCCCCAATGTCCCCGACCGGGCCCAGGATACGACTCGGGCATATACTCCAGTTTGGGCGTACGGCCGAATTCTCCGGCCATAACGATCATGGTTGAATCCAGAAGACCGCTGGACTGCAGGTCGTCCAGCAGAGCACTGATTGCCCGATCCGTTGGAGGGAACAGTTTCTCCCTTAAGCGGTAAAACGAATTGCCGTGCGTGTCCCACGTTTCGTTGTTTCCCAGATTGACCTGGACCAGCGGCACACCCGCTGCTGTGAGTCGGTATGCCATCAGCATTGACCAGCCAAAACTGTTGGCTCCGTATCGTTCCTGTATTTTGGGGTCGGCATTCGTCACATCAAAGGCG
It includes:
- a CDS encoding dipeptidase; this translates as MLIIDGDYPMAYGSVDADRDLTQSISEVRSAEPGIRGQFGPPDSETMATLPEMRRGSIAAALVKVAARIERPGSPLWGYRSSRTAYAAAQAHLAYYRILDSVGEARILRSRGEFIDHMRIWSETSDHEKLPVGFIVGMEGADPILNPQHVHDWWEGGVRVVSLSHYGVSTYCHGTGTGTEGGLFPMAAELLKEMESLGMILDLTHASDRSAREALDLFSGPILASHQNCRELVPGERQFPDDLLTAVIQRDGIIGASMDTWMLYKPGIDWTAKIPSRRTLFPRDAITLDDLVDHIDHVCQLAGNSLHAGIGGDTDGQGGREGAPLEIDTVADYQKLADVLDRRGYTQEDIANVMYRNWQRFFADRLPAE